Proteins from one Bactrocera neohumeralis isolate Rockhampton chromosome 3, APGP_CSIRO_Bneo_wtdbg2-racon-allhic-juicebox.fasta_v2, whole genome shotgun sequence genomic window:
- the LOC126754255 gene encoding uncharacterized protein LOC126754255 isoform X2 encodes MENPQSTFEYLCRVCAANTKGKNSVAECVYILKTPALKDKIERYLYLTISEEDILPKVLCKACFRQVEATASLSKIAKHTQKVFRDFIFNTKSCLQAESSESNNPTSKAPASKSPKECASVAQVPERPKPKEREKLVVQSAESTPPASLPASSTCSHKDEVVLNVSVNDPLTRETQHKMITASRRQNSLDTRFTPKSIAQRGFASTPKQTEIAAPTKKPTTSGVINFFPNRQQQVTTVTSGGYVIGCAPETVPTSKTTAEQPTQKANILQQKRKNLKNALNNIKAVNAGQVSLLKVSQKLGQNTQGSQAQAKTVEPPTLLVEDDVPAEPLPEKMIIAATKQQKHQVQVAPQSTPHIEPTSEPQMQSEPTDLSQSARPSIPDDILLGKVIKDGDLLKLILKALKWPVNKNTMEAQLERLRNSRFATIMADPNLLQDADLTQIMGPYLGPVLQAAQMLQQQQVAAAAAAAAAVTKETELQVAGITTALPYKLPAETSVQLVPASPEEETEVSDVTPKASASNQSLKRDGENDNMKLAPPKKVRKVSARGRSASIFNSDEYAALNSTLNSQYLNSKSTPDIHVDLDPAALFTHLNMLSGLSATSSNDALLALLQRQRAALSRMQQPQSQSQPRRQRSNSIITVPASGSDFVFDTDDIILMEPDDCTESTTTNLQNNGDGNAGSSSSLSQTESVTFPVPQQVSKPMITRPIIKRRKTVIQASPARLNLAINTKEVTPVISTLTETVAYTATTTKLAAGSSNVLQPTAAPPKKPSKTQSLDSLNTIATQFPSNIISIGTQVPSNTTNVSEAAPTAIVTKATETMLTPTAAAATSVSSLAGSNTTSTTKAVTTNAAAAGKTTTRNSNAVKRQTSSKSALGQQLLEAIGLQKVAAENKDVAVVSATTPAPRGSVQQIRSALKKSLQKAQEQQQQRTKKVEDNSEETVNVVKEVVVQPRAKPASNTPGGPLDVEEEINKITLVLQSKAKEDKKIEEADKRLTAAAPSRIPGIRRKLLPPTRNRKSTVTLVADEIVDLIDDEENHDAAEGKSVAKNKDKDLLSSNVEQEETDVYLTATSLASLQRLHKADVKDAKSTSPTRRRGRKLKEEIELEEDEDDDEDDKPLKPKTEKNPGDRQEVEPRSRTPAPRQRSRPPPANGRKAPSERDFEKESDDTASVKNDNESTTSTVVSTRPSRVSKTMSKYYKGPDKSPGTTRRSAVSTRSSRGR; translated from the exons ATGGAGAACCCCCAGTCAACATTTGAATATTTGTGCCGTGTCTGCGCCGCCAACACGAAAGGCAAAAACTCCGTGGCCGAATGTGTTTATATACTGAAGACGCCAGCACTGAAGGATAAAATCGAGCGATACCTGTATTTGACG ATTTCAGAAGAGGATATACTGCCGAAGGTGTTATGCAAGGCATGTTTCCGCCAAGTAGAAGCCACAGCATCACTGTCCAAAATCGCCAAGCACACACAAAAGGTTTTCCGTGATTTCATCTTCAATACAAAG tcGTGTTTGCAAGCTGAGAGCAGTGAAAGCAACAACCCCACCAGTAAAGCTCCCGCATCCAAGTCTCCAAAAGAATGTGCATCTGTCGCTCAAGTACCGGAGAGGCCGAAACCGAAGGAGCGCGAGAAACTGGTTGTGCAGAGCGCTGAATCCACACCACCAGCATCACTGCCCGCATCGTCGACATGTTCCCACAAAGACGAGGTCGTCCTAAATGTGTCTGTCAACGATCCGCTGACACGTGAGACCCAGCACAAAATGATAACGGCATCGCGACGTCAGAACTCGCTGGACACCCGTTTCACACCGAAGTCTATTGCACAACGCGGTTTTGCCAGCACACCGAAGCAGACAGAAATTGCTGCTCCCACCAAGAAGCCAACCACGTCGGGTGTCATAAATTTCTTCCCCAATCGGCAACAACAGGTAACGACAGTCACAAGCGGTGGTTACGTAATCGGTTGTGCACCTGAAACCGTGCCCACAAGCAAAACTACAGCCGAGCAGCCTACACAGAAAGCCAATATTTTGCAGCAGAAGcgtaaaaatctcaaaaatgcACTAAACAATATCAAAGCAGTTAATGCTGGACAAGTTTCCCTGCTGAAGGTCTCACAAAAGCTCGGTCAAAATACACAGGGTAGCCAAGCACAAGCGAAAACTGTCGAGCCGCCAACTTTGTTGGTTGAAGATGATGTACCGGCAGAGCCGCTTCCAGAGAAGATGATAATTGCCgctacaaaacaacaaaaacatcaagTGCAAGTTGCGCCCCAGTCCACTCCACATATCGAGCCAACATCCGAGCCACAAATGCAATCGGAACCGACCGATTTGTCACAGTCGGCCAGACCTAGTATTCCTGATGACATCTTGCTCGGTAAAGTAATCAAAGATGGCGATCTCCTCAAACTCATATTGAAAGCACTAAAATGGccggtaaataaaaacacaatggAGGCGCAATTGGAACGTTTGCGTAACTCTCGTTTTGCCACCATAATGGCTGATCCGAATCTGCTGCAAGACGCCGATCTTACACAAATAATGGGTCCCTATTTGGGTCCTGTTTTGCAGGCGGCACAAATGTTGCAGCAGCAACAGGTAGCAGCCGCAGCTGCAGCAGCTGCAGCTGTCACCAAAGAAACCGAGTTACAAGTGGCAGGCATAACAACAGCGTTGCCGTACAAATTGCCGGCAGAGACTTCAGTGCAATTGGTGCCAGCAAGTCCAGAAGAAGAAACAGAAGTATCCGATGTCACACCGAAGGCAAGTGCTTCGAATCAATCATTGAAGCGAGATGGCGAGAATGATAATATGAAATTAGCTCCGCCCAAAAAGGTGCGAAAAGTGTCGGCACGTGGACGCAGCGCGTCGATATTTAACAGCGATGAATACGCTGCTCTGAATTCTACACTCAATTCGCAGTATTTGAATTCCAAGTCGACACCCGACATACACGTCGATCTCGATCCAGCGGCATTATTTACACATTTGAACATGCTAAGCGGTCTCAGCGCCACCAGCTCGAATGATGCCTTGCTGGCACTGCTACAACGGCAACGTGCCGCTCTTAGCCGCATGCAACAGCCCCAGTCACAATCACAGCCCAGACGCCAGCGTAGCAACTCGATTATTACAGTGCCCGCCAGCGGAAGTGACTTTGTTTTCGATACAGATGACATTATATTGATGGAACCGGATGATTGCActgaaagcacaacaacaaacttgCAAAATAATGGCGATGGAAACGCGGGTAGCTCCTCAAGTCTATCACAAACCGAGTCCGTCACCTTTCCAGTGCCACAACAGGTATCCAAACCCATGATAACACGTCCAATTATAAAACGTCGCAAAACCGTTATACAGGCTTCACCAGCGCGTTTGAATCTTGCCATAAACACTAAGGAAGTAACACCTGTAATCTCAACACTAACTGAGACCGTAGCCTACACTGCAACAACGACAAAATTGGCGGCGGGCTCCTCCAATGTATTACAACCGACAGCAGCGCCGCCAAAGAAACCCTCCAAGACGCAATCCCTCGACAGCCTCAACACAATTGCCACCCAATTCCCTTCCAACATCATCTCAATTGGCACACAAGTACCATCAAACACAACGAATGTGAGCGAAGCCGCACCAACCGCAATTGTAACTAAAGCAACGGAGACTATGCTGACACCTACCGCAGCTGCGGCTACCAGTGTGTCTTCGCTGGCGGGAAGCAATACAACCAGCACGACCAAGGCTGTCACAACGAATGCTGCCGCAGCCGGCAAGACGACTACGCGTAACAGTAATGCAGTTAAAAGACAAACTTCGAGCAAATCAGCGCTTGGTCAACAGTTACTGGAAGCGATTGGACTGCAGAAGGTCGCAGCGGAGAATAAAGATGTCGCTGTAGTGTCTGCAACCACACCAGCGCCGCGTGGTTCAGTACAACAAATACGCAGCGCCTTGAAAAAGTCATTGCAGAAAGCACaggagcaacaacagcagcgcaCCAAAAAAGTTGAGGATAATTCCGAAGAGACGGTGAATGTTGTGAAGGAAGTAGTGGTTCAACCACGGGCCAAACCAGCGTCTAATACACCAGGCGGTCCACTAGATGTGGAGGaggaaatcaataaaatcacATTGGTATTGCAGAGCAAAGCCAAGGAAGATAAGAAAATCGAAGAGGCAGACAAACGATTGACCGCGGCGGCGCCAAGCAGAATTCCTGGTATCAGACGAAAACTATTGCCGCCCACACGCAATCGCAAGTCGACAGTTACACTTGTGGCGGATGAAATAGTGGATCTAATCGACGACGAAGAAAATCACGATGCAGCTGAGGGCAAAAGTGTCGCCAAAAACAAGGACAAGGATTTACT cTCCTCAAATGTGGAACAGGAAGAAACCGACGTCTACTTAACTGCCACATCCTTAGCATCGTTACAGCGCCTACACAAAGCTGACGTTAAGGATGCAAAGAGTACTTCACCAACGCGTAGACGTGGTAGAAAATTGAAAGAGGAAATTGAGTTAGAGGAAGATGAGGATGATGACGAGGACGATAAGCCGTTGAAACCCAAAACTGAAAAGAACCCCGGCGACAGGCAAGAAGTTGAACCGCGAAGCCGTACGCCGGCACCACGTCAACGCAGCCGACCACCGCCGGCGAATGGACGCAAAGCGCCCAGTGAGCGTGACTTCGAAAAGGAAAGCGACGACACGGCGAGCGTCAAGAATGACAACGAAAGCACCACCAGCACAGT TGTCAGCACGCGGCCATCACGCGTCAGCAAAACGATGTCTAAATATTACAAGGGTCCAGATAAATCGCCCGGCACAACGCGGCGTTCCGCAGTCTCGACGCGCAGCAGTAGGGGGCG TTAA
- the LOC126754255 gene encoding uncharacterized protein LOC126754255 isoform X1: protein MENPQSTFEYLCRVCAANTKGKNSVAECVYILKTPALKDKIERYLYLTISEEDILPKVLCKACFRQVEATASLSKIAKHTQKVFRDFIFNTKSCLQAESSESNNPTSKAPASKSPKECASVAQVPERPKPKEREKLVVQSAESTPPASLPASSTCSHKDEVVLNVSVNDPLTRETQHKMITASRRQNSLDTRFTPKSIAQRGFASTPKQTEIAAPTKKPTTSGVINFFPNRQQQVTTVTSGGYVIGCAPETVPTSKTTAEQPTQKANILQQKRKNLKNALNNIKAVNAGQVSLLKVSQKLGQNTQGSQAQAKTVEPPTLLVEDDVPAEPLPEKMIIAATKQQKHQVQVAPQSTPHIEPTSEPQMQSEPTDLSQSARPSIPDDILLGKVIKDGDLLKLILKALKWPVNKNTMEAQLERLRNSRFATIMADPNLLQDADLTQIMGPYLGPVLQAAQMLQQQQVAAAAAAAAAVTKETELQVAGITTALPYKLPAETSVQLVPASPEEETEVSDVTPKASASNQSLKRDGENDNMKLAPPKKVRKVSARGRSASIFNSDEYAALNSTLNSQYLNSKSTPDIHVDLDPAALFTHLNMLSGLSATSSNDALLALLQRQRAALSRMQQPQSQSQPRRQRSNSIITVPASGSDFVFDTDDIILMEPDDCTESTTTNLQNNGDGNAGSSSSLSQTESVTFPVPQQVSKPMITRPIIKRRKTVIQASPARLNLAINTKEVTPVISTLTETVAYTATTTKLAAGSSNVLQPTAAPPKKPSKTQSLDSLNTIATQFPSNIISIGTQVPSNTTNVSEAAPTAIVTKATETMLTPTAAAATSVSSLAGSNTTSTTKAVTTNAAAAGKTTTRNSNAVKRQTSSKSALGQQLLEAIGLQKVAAENKDVAVVSATTPAPRGSVQQIRSALKKSLQKAQEQQQQRTKKVEDNSEETVNVVKEVVVQPRAKPASNTPGGPLDVEEEINKITLVLQSKAKEDKKIEEADKRLTAAAPSRIPGIRRKLLPPTRNRKSTVTLVADEIVDLIDDEENHDAAEGKSVAKNKDKDLLSSNVEQEETDVYLTATSLASLQRLHKADVKDAKSTSPTRRRGRKLKEEIELEEDEDDDEDDKPLKPKTEKNPGDRQEVEPRSRTPAPRQRSRPPPANGRKAPSERDFEKESDDTASVKNDNESTTSTVVSTRPSRVSKTMSKYYKGPDKSPGTTRRSAVSTRSSRGRS from the exons ATGGAGAACCCCCAGTCAACATTTGAATATTTGTGCCGTGTCTGCGCCGCCAACACGAAAGGCAAAAACTCCGTGGCCGAATGTGTTTATATACTGAAGACGCCAGCACTGAAGGATAAAATCGAGCGATACCTGTATTTGACG ATTTCAGAAGAGGATATACTGCCGAAGGTGTTATGCAAGGCATGTTTCCGCCAAGTAGAAGCCACAGCATCACTGTCCAAAATCGCCAAGCACACACAAAAGGTTTTCCGTGATTTCATCTTCAATACAAAG tcGTGTTTGCAAGCTGAGAGCAGTGAAAGCAACAACCCCACCAGTAAAGCTCCCGCATCCAAGTCTCCAAAAGAATGTGCATCTGTCGCTCAAGTACCGGAGAGGCCGAAACCGAAGGAGCGCGAGAAACTGGTTGTGCAGAGCGCTGAATCCACACCACCAGCATCACTGCCCGCATCGTCGACATGTTCCCACAAAGACGAGGTCGTCCTAAATGTGTCTGTCAACGATCCGCTGACACGTGAGACCCAGCACAAAATGATAACGGCATCGCGACGTCAGAACTCGCTGGACACCCGTTTCACACCGAAGTCTATTGCACAACGCGGTTTTGCCAGCACACCGAAGCAGACAGAAATTGCTGCTCCCACCAAGAAGCCAACCACGTCGGGTGTCATAAATTTCTTCCCCAATCGGCAACAACAGGTAACGACAGTCACAAGCGGTGGTTACGTAATCGGTTGTGCACCTGAAACCGTGCCCACAAGCAAAACTACAGCCGAGCAGCCTACACAGAAAGCCAATATTTTGCAGCAGAAGcgtaaaaatctcaaaaatgcACTAAACAATATCAAAGCAGTTAATGCTGGACAAGTTTCCCTGCTGAAGGTCTCACAAAAGCTCGGTCAAAATACACAGGGTAGCCAAGCACAAGCGAAAACTGTCGAGCCGCCAACTTTGTTGGTTGAAGATGATGTACCGGCAGAGCCGCTTCCAGAGAAGATGATAATTGCCgctacaaaacaacaaaaacatcaagTGCAAGTTGCGCCCCAGTCCACTCCACATATCGAGCCAACATCCGAGCCACAAATGCAATCGGAACCGACCGATTTGTCACAGTCGGCCAGACCTAGTATTCCTGATGACATCTTGCTCGGTAAAGTAATCAAAGATGGCGATCTCCTCAAACTCATATTGAAAGCACTAAAATGGccggtaaataaaaacacaatggAGGCGCAATTGGAACGTTTGCGTAACTCTCGTTTTGCCACCATAATGGCTGATCCGAATCTGCTGCAAGACGCCGATCTTACACAAATAATGGGTCCCTATTTGGGTCCTGTTTTGCAGGCGGCACAAATGTTGCAGCAGCAACAGGTAGCAGCCGCAGCTGCAGCAGCTGCAGCTGTCACCAAAGAAACCGAGTTACAAGTGGCAGGCATAACAACAGCGTTGCCGTACAAATTGCCGGCAGAGACTTCAGTGCAATTGGTGCCAGCAAGTCCAGAAGAAGAAACAGAAGTATCCGATGTCACACCGAAGGCAAGTGCTTCGAATCAATCATTGAAGCGAGATGGCGAGAATGATAATATGAAATTAGCTCCGCCCAAAAAGGTGCGAAAAGTGTCGGCACGTGGACGCAGCGCGTCGATATTTAACAGCGATGAATACGCTGCTCTGAATTCTACACTCAATTCGCAGTATTTGAATTCCAAGTCGACACCCGACATACACGTCGATCTCGATCCAGCGGCATTATTTACACATTTGAACATGCTAAGCGGTCTCAGCGCCACCAGCTCGAATGATGCCTTGCTGGCACTGCTACAACGGCAACGTGCCGCTCTTAGCCGCATGCAACAGCCCCAGTCACAATCACAGCCCAGACGCCAGCGTAGCAACTCGATTATTACAGTGCCCGCCAGCGGAAGTGACTTTGTTTTCGATACAGATGACATTATATTGATGGAACCGGATGATTGCActgaaagcacaacaacaaacttgCAAAATAATGGCGATGGAAACGCGGGTAGCTCCTCAAGTCTATCACAAACCGAGTCCGTCACCTTTCCAGTGCCACAACAGGTATCCAAACCCATGATAACACGTCCAATTATAAAACGTCGCAAAACCGTTATACAGGCTTCACCAGCGCGTTTGAATCTTGCCATAAACACTAAGGAAGTAACACCTGTAATCTCAACACTAACTGAGACCGTAGCCTACACTGCAACAACGACAAAATTGGCGGCGGGCTCCTCCAATGTATTACAACCGACAGCAGCGCCGCCAAAGAAACCCTCCAAGACGCAATCCCTCGACAGCCTCAACACAATTGCCACCCAATTCCCTTCCAACATCATCTCAATTGGCACACAAGTACCATCAAACACAACGAATGTGAGCGAAGCCGCACCAACCGCAATTGTAACTAAAGCAACGGAGACTATGCTGACACCTACCGCAGCTGCGGCTACCAGTGTGTCTTCGCTGGCGGGAAGCAATACAACCAGCACGACCAAGGCTGTCACAACGAATGCTGCCGCAGCCGGCAAGACGACTACGCGTAACAGTAATGCAGTTAAAAGACAAACTTCGAGCAAATCAGCGCTTGGTCAACAGTTACTGGAAGCGATTGGACTGCAGAAGGTCGCAGCGGAGAATAAAGATGTCGCTGTAGTGTCTGCAACCACACCAGCGCCGCGTGGTTCAGTACAACAAATACGCAGCGCCTTGAAAAAGTCATTGCAGAAAGCACaggagcaacaacagcagcgcaCCAAAAAAGTTGAGGATAATTCCGAAGAGACGGTGAATGTTGTGAAGGAAGTAGTGGTTCAACCACGGGCCAAACCAGCGTCTAATACACCAGGCGGTCCACTAGATGTGGAGGaggaaatcaataaaatcacATTGGTATTGCAGAGCAAAGCCAAGGAAGATAAGAAAATCGAAGAGGCAGACAAACGATTGACCGCGGCGGCGCCAAGCAGAATTCCTGGTATCAGACGAAAACTATTGCCGCCCACACGCAATCGCAAGTCGACAGTTACACTTGTGGCGGATGAAATAGTGGATCTAATCGACGACGAAGAAAATCACGATGCAGCTGAGGGCAAAAGTGTCGCCAAAAACAAGGACAAGGATTTACT cTCCTCAAATGTGGAACAGGAAGAAACCGACGTCTACTTAACTGCCACATCCTTAGCATCGTTACAGCGCCTACACAAAGCTGACGTTAAGGATGCAAAGAGTACTTCACCAACGCGTAGACGTGGTAGAAAATTGAAAGAGGAAATTGAGTTAGAGGAAGATGAGGATGATGACGAGGACGATAAGCCGTTGAAACCCAAAACTGAAAAGAACCCCGGCGACAGGCAAGAAGTTGAACCGCGAAGCCGTACGCCGGCACCACGTCAACGCAGCCGACCACCGCCGGCGAATGGACGCAAAGCGCCCAGTGAGCGTGACTTCGAAAAGGAAAGCGACGACACGGCGAGCGTCAAGAATGACAACGAAAGCACCACCAGCACAGT TGTCAGCACGCGGCCATCACGCGTCAGCAAAACGATGTCTAAATATTACAAGGGTCCAGATAAATCGCCCGGCACAACGCGGCGTTCCGCAGTCTCGACGCGCAGCAGTAGGGGGCG AAGTTAA